In Scyliorhinus torazame isolate Kashiwa2021f chromosome 9, sScyTor2.1, whole genome shotgun sequence, a single window of DNA contains:
- the prr16 gene encoding protein Largen isoform X2 → MAANSRESEGAACKAKVVNQIDHLTCDLQLEEDMTDSSKTDTINSTSSSTTASSLDKIKVHSVRSICKTTVTSSAILTVLKKANPPPPPPRLTPIRCEEPRRLSYCVNPLTTNGALLRNGAFLCKTDKMPNGDVCCLPGSNPEKLRKQPLVPRVDKDKFPQVTRERVRFNEEVQYHGYCPDCDVQYDMRNRDVHLHGELSNAKGKPPHQCPPLENGGSGINFNNNFPTIKAKITPPQTAPKPQKTILRKTTTTTV, encoded by the coding sequence GTAGTTAACCAAATAGACCATCTTACCTGTGACCTACAGCTGGAGGAGGATATGACTGACAGCTCCAAGACTGACACTATAAATAGCACCTCGAGTAGTACAACTGCCTCAAGCCTGGATAAGATCAAAGTGCACTCAGTTAGATCAATTTGCAAGACAACAGTGACTTCATCAGCTATCCTAACAGTGCTAAAGAAAGCcaatcccccacctccacctccacgacTAACCCCCATTCGATGTGAGGAGCCCCGCAGACTATCTTATTGTGTTAACCCTTTGACAACCAATGGGGCCTTGCTTCGCAATGGTGCATTCTTGTGTAAGACAGATAAAATGCCAAATGGAGATGTGTGTTGTCTCCCTGGTAGCAATCCAGAAAAATTGCGCAAACAGCCACTGGTGCCCAGAGTTGATAAAGATAAATTTCCACAGGTCACACGGGAAAGAGTACGATTTAATGAGGAAGTTCAATACCACGGCTACTGTCCAGATTGTGATGTCCAATATGACATGAGAAACAGGGATGTACATTTGCATGGTGAACTGAGCAATGCGAAAGGAAAACCACCTCACCAGTGTCCTCCCCTTGAAAATGGAGGATCAGGCATTAACTTTAATAACAATTTCCCAACCATAAAAGCTAAAATCACACCTCCACAGACTGCTCCAAAACCTCAAAAAACGATTCTGAGGAAGACAACAACCACAACAGTTTGA